The following proteins come from a genomic window of Solea solea chromosome 3, fSolSol10.1, whole genome shotgun sequence:
- the svopl gene encoding putative transporter SVOPL — protein sequence MKRRERAMSDSMKMQLVSAIHLHEVELQQRPADDKQHAVDHSGDDADPTYTVEDAVETIGFGRFHVMLFIIMGSSNIIEAMEIMLLAVVSPEIRCEWHLKDWQVALVSTMVFLGFMLCGALGGYISDRYGRWKVVCGGFVWSAYFSFLTSFAPTYGWFIFLRSMVGCGVAGVSQGFVLKTEFIPAKYRAYLLPLASIFWMIGSMLIIILGMLVVPTMGWRWMIRISVAPSIILIFLFKFIPESARYNVSAGNIDEAVKTLEWIANMNRVSLPAGRLVEKAEESRGSWRILLNPSLRRTSLLLWYSWFVASFSYYGSVLSSSELLEKNLLCVTDADREHQVKHQHVDGLCYCIPFAFADYQTLLISCLGEFALIPLNICLLNVCGRRKTLTVLQLLAAILFMMISICTTMFGFTVLLFLLRSLVSMNFNVVYIYTAEVYPTVARSLGMGFCTSFSRIGGMIAPFIAQVLMSQSVILALSPFAVTCVICALGNFLLPIETKGRALLQKS from the exons ATGAAAAGACGAGAACGCGCGATGAGCGACAGCATGAAGATGCAGCTGGTGAGCGCCATCCACCTGCACGAGGTGGAACTGCAGCAGAGACCTGCGGACGACAAGCAGCACGCGGTGGACCACAGTGGCGACGATG CTGATCCCACGTACACGGTGGAGGACGCCGTGGAAACTATAGGCTTTGGTCGTTTTCACGTCATGCTCTTCATCATCATGGGGAGTTCAAAT atcatAGAGGCCATGGAGATCATGCTGTTAGCCGTCGTTTCTCCTGAGATTCGCTGCGAGTGGCATCTGAAAGACTGGCAGGTCGCCCTCGTCTCCACG ATGGTGTTTCTTGGGTTCATGCTCTGTGGCGCTCTCGGAGGATACATTTCTGACAGATACGGACGCTGGAAG gTGGTGTGCGGCGGCTTCGTGTGGAGCGCTTACTTCTCTTTCCTCACGTCCTTTGCTCCGACGTACGGTTGGTTCATCTTCCTGCGCAGCATGGTGGGATGTGGGGTCGCAGGAGTGTcacaggg ATTCGTGTTGAAGACGGAGTTCATCCCGGCCAAATATCGCGCCTATCTTCTTCCTCTGGCCTCC ATCTTCTGGATGATCGGCTCCatgctcatcatcatcctggGGATGCTAGTGGTGCCAACTATGGGCTGGAGGTGGATGATCCGGATCTCGGTGGCTCCGAgcatcatcctcatcttcctcttcaag TTTATTCCAGAATCGGCTCGTTACAACGTGTCGGCAGGAAACATAGACGAGGCCGTTAAAACTCTGGAGTGGATCGCAAACATGAACCGAGTGTCACTTCCTGCGGGACGACTAGTGGAGAAGGCcgag GAATCTCGAGGCAGCTGGAGGATTCTGCTCAATCCATCGTTGAGGCGAACGTCTCTGCTGCTCTGGTACTCATG GTTCGTGGCGTCCTTCTCGTACTACGGCTCGGTGCTGAGCAGCTCGGAGCTGCTGGAGAAAAACCTGCTGTGTGTGACGGACGCCGACCGCGAGCATCAGGTGAAGCACCAGCACGTGGACGGACTGTGCTACTGCATCCCGTTCGCATTCGCCGACTACCAGACGCTGCTCATCAGCTGTCTCGGAGAGTTTGCGT TGATTCCTTTAAACATCTGCCTGCTGAACGTGTGTGGACGCCGGAAGACTCTGAcagtgctgcagctgctggcgGCTATTTTGTTCATGATGATCAGCATCTGCACCACCAT GTTTGGCTTCACTgtgctgctcttcctcctccggTCTCTGGTGTCCATGAACTTTAATGTGGTTTACATTTACACGGCTGAG gttTATCCGACTGTGGCTCGGTCTCTGGGGATGGGTTTCTGTACGTCGTTCAGTCGCATCGGAGGAATGATCGCACCGTTTATCGCACAG GTGCTGATGTCTCAGTCCGTGATTCTGGCTCTCAGTCCATTCGCTGTGACCTGCGTCATCTGCGCTCTGGGAAACTTTCTACTGCCAATAGAAACTAAAGGGCGCGCCCTGCTG CAAAAATCTTGA